From a region of the Longimicrobiaceae bacterium genome:
- a CDS encoding ATPase domain-containing protein → MSPATERRPTGVSGLDEVLHGGLIPERAYLVRGGPGTGKTTLGLHFLAAGVALGESALLITLESSEAQLRSDAAAQGLDLAGVAVLDLSPSREFFAQNRSYDIFSPADVERDPTTQLIVRTIQELKPARVFVDAITTLRYLAPDAFQFRKQALSFLRYLVEHGATVLMSSEPTASVPDDDLRFMSDGIVELEVAPGHGTLRRTLGVTKFRGSDFEGGRHALRLTGRGMRVYPRLVPATHEREFTTDLIPSGLPGLDEMLGGGIERGTISIFSGPSGAGKTTLGMQFMKEAATRGERSVVYAFEEHADTLLHRCDAVGIPVREMIEAGTLSVVQVEPLRFSPAEFALLVRREVEERGARIVMIDGISGYRLTLAGDDLVTHLHALGRYLKNMGVTVIFINEVESITGDFRATHIGVSFLSDNLLFLRYLELDGELRKVIGVLKKRLGDFEKALREFQITGSGLRVGAPLQGLRGVLTGTPEWVGGGRREDRDPA, encoded by the coding sequence TTGAGCCCAGCTACCGAGCGGCGCCCCACGGGCGTGTCCGGCCTCGACGAGGTCCTGCACGGAGGATTGATCCCGGAGCGCGCCTACCTCGTCCGCGGCGGGCCCGGCACGGGGAAGACCACGCTCGGGCTCCACTTCCTGGCGGCCGGGGTGGCGCTGGGGGAGAGCGCGCTCCTCATCACCCTGGAGTCCAGCGAGGCGCAGCTCCGATCCGACGCGGCCGCCCAGGGGCTGGACCTGGCGGGGGTGGCCGTGCTGGACCTGAGCCCCTCGCGCGAGTTCTTCGCCCAGAACCGGAGCTACGACATCTTCTCCCCGGCCGACGTGGAGCGGGACCCCACCACGCAGCTGATCGTCCGGACCATCCAGGAGCTGAAGCCGGCCCGCGTCTTCGTCGACGCCATCACCACCCTGCGCTACCTGGCGCCCGACGCCTTCCAGTTCCGCAAGCAGGCGCTCTCGTTCCTGCGCTACCTGGTGGAGCACGGCGCCACGGTGCTGATGAGCTCCGAGCCGACGGCGAGCGTTCCCGACGACGACCTGCGCTTCATGAGCGACGGGATCGTGGAGCTGGAGGTGGCGCCGGGCCACGGGACCCTCCGGCGGACGCTGGGCGTCACCAAGTTCCGCGGCTCCGACTTCGAGGGCGGGCGCCACGCCCTGCGCCTCACCGGGCGGGGGATGCGGGTGTATCCGCGCCTGGTCCCCGCCACGCACGAGCGGGAGTTCACCACCGATCTGATCCCCTCGGGGCTGCCGGGGCTGGACGAGATGCTCGGCGGCGGGATCGAGCGCGGCACCATCTCCATCTTCAGCGGGCCGAGCGGGGCGGGCAAGACGACGCTGGGGATGCAGTTCATGAAGGAGGCCGCCACGCGCGGCGAGCGCTCCGTGGTCTACGCCTTCGAGGAGCACGCCGACACCCTGCTCCACCGGTGCGACGCCGTCGGCATCCCGGTGCGGGAGATGATCGAGGCGGGCACCCTGTCCGTGGTGCAGGTGGAGCCGCTGCGCTTCTCCCCGGCCGAGTTCGCGCTCCTGGTGCGCCGCGAGGTGGAGGAGCGCGGAGCGCGCATCGTCATGATCGACGGCATCTCGGGCTATCGCCTCACGCTGGCCGGGGACGACCTGGTGACCCACCTCCACGCGCTCGGGCGCTACCTGAAGAACATGGGCGTGACCGTGATCTTCATCAACGAGGTGGAGAGCATCACCGGCGACTTCCGCGCGACCCACATCGGGGTCAGCTTCCTGAGCGACAACCTCCTCTTCCTCCGCTACCTGGAGCTGGACGGAGAGCTCCGCAAGGTGATCGGGGTGCTGAAGAAGCGCCTGGGCGACTTCGAGAAGGCGCTCCGCGAGTTCCAGATCACCGGGAGCGGACTGCGGGTGGGCGCGCCGCTCCAGGGCCTGCGCGGAGTGCTGACCGGCACGCCGGAGTGGGTCGGGGGCGGGCGCCGCGAGGACCGGGACCCCGCGTGA
- a CDS encoding hybrid sensor histidine kinase/response regulator: MKRILLLLDHQENQGLLAAELGREHEVLAGRGDEDIEQDFDLCVVDGASLDRLWERVRHRKERERPIFLPILLVTSRPGVKMITRHLWRSVDELIITPIEKPELRARVEIMLRARSLSLALRQRAEDAEQATRTRDEVLAIVSHELRNPLNLVLTSGAFLLETAAGLEAREREQLQMIGRAAGQMNRLIQDLLEVSGMEAGNASVEPRPEPVEPLVREACSLLAHAAAVKPVAVSCEFGAGLPRIHADRGRILQVFGNLIGNALKFTPGGGTIRVRAERDGDRVRFAVSDTGPGIAEGDLPHVFDRFWQARRARAGGAGLGLAIARGIVAAHGGEMWVESEEGRGSTFLFTLPVDDGTGPDAAANGGGPTPA; encoded by the coding sequence GTGAAGCGCATCCTCCTCCTGCTGGACCACCAGGAGAACCAGGGCCTCCTGGCCGCCGAGCTGGGGCGCGAGCACGAGGTGCTCGCCGGCCGGGGAGACGAGGACATCGAGCAGGACTTCGACCTGTGCGTGGTGGACGGGGCGTCGCTGGACCGGCTCTGGGAGCGGGTCCGGCACCGGAAGGAGCGCGAGCGGCCGATCTTTCTGCCCATCCTGCTGGTGACGTCCCGTCCGGGGGTGAAGATGATCACCCGGCACCTGTGGCGCAGCGTGGACGAGCTGATCATCACCCCCATCGAGAAGCCGGAGCTGCGCGCGCGGGTGGAGATCATGCTCCGCGCCCGCTCCCTTTCCCTGGCGCTCCGGCAGCGCGCGGAGGACGCGGAGCAGGCCACCCGCACCCGCGACGAGGTGCTGGCCATCGTGTCGCACGAGCTCCGCAACCCCCTGAACCTCGTCCTGACCAGCGGGGCCTTCCTGCTGGAGACCGCCGCGGGGCTGGAGGCCCGGGAGCGGGAGCAGCTCCAGATGATCGGCCGCGCGGCGGGGCAGATGAACCGCCTGATCCAGGACCTGCTGGAGGTCTCCGGGATGGAGGCGGGGAACGCTTCCGTCGAGCCGCGCCCGGAGCCGGTGGAGCCGCTGGTGCGGGAGGCGTGCAGCCTGCTCGCGCACGCCGCGGCCGTGAAGCCGGTCGCGGTGTCCTGCGAGTTCGGCGCCGGCCTGCCACGCATCCACGCAGACCGCGGCCGCATCCTCCAGGTCTTCGGGAACCTGATCGGCAACGCGCTGAAGTTCACCCCCGGGGGCGGGACGATCCGGGTGCGGGCGGAGCGCGACGGCGACCGGGTGCGCTTCGCGGTCTCCGACACCGGGCCCGGGATCGCCGAGGGCGACCTGCCGCACGTGTTCGACCGCTTCTGGCAGGCGCGGCGCGCGCGTGCGGGTGGGGCGGGGCTCGGGCTGGCGATCGCGCGCGGGATCGTCGCCGCGCACGGTGGGGAGATGTGGGTGGAGAGCGAGGAGGGCCGGGGGAGCACCTTCCTCTTCACGCTGCCCGTGGACGATGGGACCGGACCCGACGCAGCCGCGAACGGCGGGGGACCCACGCCTGCCTGA
- a CDS encoding response regulator, translating to MDRKTILVVDDSESICSALTCVLELAGHTPLTAGDGAEGVRKARQHRPDVILLDIMMPVLDGWGAIRELKASPETATIPVLALTALRLSQAEVDGAGFAGYLSKPIPSHRLLEEIERACTPAR from the coding sequence ATGGACCGGAAGACGATCCTCGTCGTCGACGACTCGGAAAGCATCTGCAGCGCGCTCACCTGCGTCCTGGAGCTCGCGGGGCACACGCCCCTCACCGCCGGCGACGGCGCGGAGGGGGTGCGGAAGGCGCGCCAGCACCGGCCGGACGTGATCCTGCTGGACATCATGATGCCGGTGCTGGACGGGTGGGGGGCGATCCGGGAGCTGAAGGCCAGCCCCGAGACCGCCACCATCCCCGTCCTGGCGCTCACCGCGCTACGCCTCTCCCAGGCGGAGGTGGACGGGGCGGGGTTCGCCGGCTACCTGTCCAAGCCGATCCCCTCGCACCGGCTCCTGGAGGAGATCGAGCGGGCGTGCACCCCCGCGCGCTGA